Within the Cloacibacillus sp. An23 genome, the region CTTCGATTCGCCGGAATGCGCGAAAGAGGAGACGATCAAGGCGATCAGGGACGGCAACGTCCACTATACAGATATGTCCGGACAGTACGACCTGAGATGCGCCATCGCGGAGAGTTACTGCAAAGAGCACAATATGGACGTGGACCCGGACAAGCACGTCGTCGTAACATGCGGCGCGACCGAAGCTCTTACGGTGACATTCCTCACGCTGCTTGAACCTGACGAGGAAGTCATCGTCCTCACGCCGTACTTCCCCGGATATGCCGACGAAATCGCGCTGGCATGCGGCAGGCTCGTGCCTGTGGCGACCAGGATGGAAGACGGCTTTGGCCTTCCGCTCGGAGATCTGAAGGATGCTATTACGCCGAAGACGAAGGCGATACTCATCAACTCGCCGAACAACCCGAGCGGCGCGGTCCTTTCAAAAGAAGATCTTGAGAAAATCGCGGCAGTAGCTATCGAGCGCGACCTCTGGGTCGTTTCGGACGAATGCTATGAAAAATTCCTCTATGAAGGACAGCATCTGAGCATAGCCAGTTTGCCTGGGATGGCGGAAAGAACCGTCACCGTCTCCGCGGCTTCGAAGACATGGTCAATGACCGGATGGCGCGTAGGTTGGATTGTAGCGCCTGAAACGATGCGCCCCTACGTCAATAAGGCTCATCAGAATATCACCGCCTGCGCGAATTCGTTCGCGCAGACCGGCGTCGCAGAGGCTTTCAAGAGCGCCGGAGAAGACGTCAAGAAAATGGTCACCGAGTACAGACGCCGCCGCGACATGGTCGTCAAATGGCTCAACGACATCCCCGGCATCGAGGCCATCACTCCGCATGGGGCCTTTTACGCATTCCCGAGCATCAAACAGCTCAAAGTGAAAGACGGATTCACCTTCTGTTCGCGCCTACTCGAAGAGGCCGGAGTCTCATCCGCGCCGGGCGAAGTGTTTGGAATGCCTGGACATTTCCGTATCACTTACTGCCGTTCCTACGAGGAAATAGAAGAAGGGCTGCGCCGCATCAAAAAAGCCGTCGAGAATATGTAGCGGACGCATGCGGCTGAATTAAACGCAATATCCCCTACAGGCGGCACACTCGCGCGCATAGGGGATATTTTTTTGCTTAAATTGCTCGTAAGCAAAATATTTTTCACTTATTATTCACGCCAATGCTCCGGCAGGAAACATTTTTTACTCTTCATATCTCTCGGCCGGGCGCTTCAGCGCCGGCGCAAAAAAAATTTTTGCTATTTTAGCCGCTAGCAACGGCAATAGTGCGGCGCAGTGATTGATTTTTGCATACCTTTTGCAGGACGCTGTTAATCTTATAGACGTCAAGCGATGCAAGACTCAAATTTAAAAAATATATACAAACGGAGGTAACATCAATGTCAATAGCGCAGGTTCGCCAGTACATGGTAGAAGGTGACGGAGACGCGGCGGTGGCTCTCGTAAAAGAGCTCATCGAGAAGGGAACCCCCGCGAAGGATATAATGGCCGGACTCACTGAGGAAATGGGGATACTCGGACAGAAGTTCGAGAATTTCGAAGTCTTCCTCCCCGACCTTATGATCGCGGGCGACGCCTTTATGCAGATCATGTCCGTGCTCAAAGAGCACCTCGTCACAGCGAGCGACGGCGCCGCGAAGACCGTCATCATCGGCACGGTCAAGGGCGACTACCATGACATAGGAAAGAATATCGTCGGCATAGTCCTCCAGGCCAACGGCTTCAACGTGGTGGACCTCGGCGCTGACGTGGACCCGGTCGCCTACCTCGAGGCGGCCCGCAAGGAGAAGGCGGACGTCGTCGGCCTGTCTGCCCTCATGACGACGACGATGCCCGGACAGGAAGAGTT harbors:
- a CDS encoding pyridoxal phosphate-dependent aminotransferase, with protein sequence MSTKVTFPNKRMSSIIMAGGIREILGRADELERQGRSIIHMEIGRPDFDSPECAKEETIKAIRDGNVHYTDMSGQYDLRCAIAESYCKEHNMDVDPDKHVVVTCGATEALTVTFLTLLEPDEEVIVLTPYFPGYADEIALACGRLVPVATRMEDGFGLPLGDLKDAITPKTKAILINSPNNPSGAVLSKEDLEKIAAVAIERDLWVVSDECYEKFLYEGQHLSIASLPGMAERTVTVSAASKTWSMTGWRVGWIVAPETMRPYVNKAHQNITACANSFAQTGVAEAFKSAGEDVKKMVTEYRRRRDMVVKWLNDIPGIEAITPHGAFYAFPSIKQLKVKDGFTFCSRLLEEAGVSSAPGEVFGMPGHFRITYCRSYEEIEEGLRRIKKAVENM
- a CDS encoding cobalamin-dependent protein (Presence of a B(12) (cobalamin)-binding domain implies dependence on cobalamin itself, in one of its several forms, or in some unusual lineages, dependence on a cobalamin-like analog.), encoding MSIAQVRQYMVEGDGDAAVALVKELIEKGTPAKDIMAGLTEEMGILGQKFENFEVFLPDLMIAGDAFMQIMSVLKEHLVTASDGAAKTVIIGTVKGDYHDIGKNIVGIVLQANGFNVVDLGADVDPVAYLEAARKEKADVVGLSALMTTTMPGQEEFIKLVSDAGDKGKYLVCVGGAPTSVEWAERIGADVWSFDAFECAAKLKKLLA